Proteins from a genomic interval of Parvivirga hydrogeniphila:
- a CDS encoding GGDEF domain-containing protein has product MGTGRIVKRIARAAKVAWREQPTQYDIEAIRANIERVGTVIRVRWAIVAALATFSIVAAFVYTRAVRIDVFLDNMVVPAIALAFVVAYNAMYQATYRKLGNVAFLNHAQLLLDMIVVTVLVYYSGGVYSWFTTMYLLFVLEAAFILPRRSDVWFVVAAASAMYGGVLLAEWARWLPHIQMPFVENDLWHHGTYVLVRYLWEVTMLCGAATVGMLMMRRIRERELELQECSFTDELTGLFNRQYFHRVLDAEVERAKRSGRELALVLADVDGLAAIDGRFGIDIGDEVIARAGELLRAAIRTGRPDAPPGPEVACRVGGDELAVVVPSVAAEDGDAQSGATSRAVEIAEGFRAAMERAVTHGVTATVSVAVAVLPRDGLTADALLDAADELLAEAVRCGGNRVVLPDAQCDEEGAS; this is encoded by the coding sequence TTGGGCACCGGCAGGATCGTGAAGCGCATCGCTCGCGCGGCGAAGGTCGCGTGGCGCGAGCAACCGACCCAGTACGACATCGAGGCCATCCGCGCGAACATCGAGCGCGTCGGCACCGTCATCCGCGTGCGGTGGGCGATCGTCGCCGCGCTCGCGACATTCTCGATCGTCGCAGCATTCGTGTACACGCGCGCGGTTCGGATCGACGTCTTCCTCGACAACATGGTCGTCCCGGCGATCGCGCTCGCGTTCGTGGTCGCGTACAACGCGATGTACCAGGCCACGTACCGGAAGCTCGGCAACGTCGCCTTCCTCAACCACGCGCAGCTTTTGCTCGACATGATCGTCGTCACCGTGCTGGTGTACTACAGCGGCGGCGTGTACTCGTGGTTCACGACGATGTACCTGCTCTTCGTCCTCGAGGCCGCGTTCATCCTGCCCCGCCGCAGCGACGTGTGGTTCGTGGTAGCGGCCGCCTCGGCGATGTACGGCGGCGTGCTGCTCGCCGAGTGGGCGCGGTGGCTCCCGCACATCCAGATGCCGTTCGTGGAGAACGACCTGTGGCATCACGGCACGTACGTGCTCGTCCGCTACCTCTGGGAAGTCACCATGCTGTGCGGAGCGGCCACCGTCGGCATGCTCATGATGCGCCGCATCCGCGAGCGGGAGCTGGAGCTGCAGGAGTGCTCGTTCACCGACGAGCTCACCGGCCTGTTCAACCGGCAGTACTTCCATCGCGTGCTCGACGCCGAAGTCGAGCGAGCGAAGCGGAGCGGGCGCGAGCTCGCGCTCGTCCTCGCGGACGTCGACGGGCTCGCGGCGATCGACGGCCGCTTCGGCATCGACATCGGCGACGAGGTCATCGCGCGCGCAGGCGAGCTGCTGCGCGCGGCGATTCGCACCGGACGGCCCGACGCGCCGCCCGGTCCGGAGGTCGCCTGTCGCGTCGGTGGCGACGAGCTTGCTGTCGTCGTCCCATCGGTGGCGGCCGAGGACGGCGACGCGCAGAGCGGCGCGACGAGCCGGGCCGTCGAGATCGCGGAGGGGTTCCGGGCGGCCATGGAGCGCGCTGTGACGCACGGTGTGACGGCCACCGTATCGGTCGCGGTCGCGGTGCTGCCACGCGACGGGCTCACGGCCGACGCCCTTCTCGATGCGGCGGACGAGCTGCTCGCCGAGGCCGTACGCTGCGGCGGCAACCGCGTCGTGCTGCCTGACGCGCAGTGCGACGAGGAGGGCGCTTCGTGA
- a CDS encoding lipoprotein intramolecular transacylase Lit: protein MSGQLRSLLTAVSAAVAAAGLAVAVLLMPWFTSVGVRVAGAPAVVQLGKGAALEAAEAARRYATGRTDVLPERIGESLAFDVATAKHLDDVRRVVATVRWVTIAALVALSNLVAHAVAHGTQAELARGLKWGGRALLVVAAALASAGLADFSSAFVAFHKVFFPQGGWLFPDDALIIRLFPERFWTMAGAAFAVLVAAGGVVLLLVSRFVRRLFDERPARAGHAPFGD, encoded by the coding sequence GTGAGCGGGCAGCTGCGTTCGCTGCTGACGGCGGTCTCTGCCGCGGTGGCGGCCGCTGGCCTGGCGGTCGCCGTGTTGCTGATGCCGTGGTTCACGAGCGTGGGGGTCCGCGTCGCGGGCGCCCCTGCGGTCGTCCAGCTCGGGAAGGGCGCCGCACTGGAGGCAGCGGAAGCGGCGCGCCGGTACGCGACAGGACGCACCGACGTCCTTCCGGAGCGCATCGGCGAGTCCCTCGCGTTCGACGTTGCGACTGCGAAGCACCTCGATGACGTCAGACGCGTTGTGGCGACGGTTCGCTGGGTCACTATCGCCGCACTCGTGGCGTTGTCGAATCTCGTGGCGCACGCGGTCGCGCACGGGACGCAGGCGGAGCTTGCGCGCGGGCTGAAATGGGGCGGTCGCGCGCTGCTTGTCGTGGCGGCAGCGCTGGCGTCTGCGGGTCTCGCCGATTTCTCCTCGGCGTTCGTGGCGTTCCACAAGGTCTTTTTCCCGCAGGGCGGGTGGCTGTTCCCTGACGACGCGCTCATCATCCGGCTGTTCCCAGAGCGGTTCTGGACGATGGCAGGGGCTGCGTTCGCCGTGCTGGTCGCGGCGGGCGGCGTCGTTCTGCTGCTCGTGTCCCGGTTCGTGCGGAGGCTGTTCGATGAGCGTCCCGCCCGTGCGGGGCATGCGCCGTTCGGCGATTAA
- a CDS encoding DUF5679 domain-containing protein, which produces MAAKEGYCVKCKAKREIKDAQEITMKNGRPATQGVCPVCGTKIFKIGK; this is translated from the coding sequence GTGGCTGCGAAGGAAGGGTACTGCGTCAAGTGCAAGGCCAAGCGTGAGATCAAGGACGCGCAGGAGATCACCATGAAGAACGGCCGTCCGGCCACGCAGGGCGTCTGCCCCGTGTGCGGGACGAAGATCTTCAAGATCGGCAAGTAG
- a CDS encoding TrkH family potassium uptake protein, which yields MLKPRLEDHLVIGRYTGKVIIGVGLLMTIPLLTSLAFAEWDTALDFVIGMAACFIFGFGTQLVCRTDKDLEWSHGLVVASGSWIVATALGALPHFLSGHEGSYLDAMFDVMSGYTTTGLYLLQDLDHASFGLNMWRHLLTYAGGQGIVVIALTFLFRGTAGAYKVYVGEGKDERLLPNVINTARAIWLVSLVWLAFGWIALAITGAALGQSPVRALLHGLWVFMGAWSTGGFAPQSYNTMYYHSIVYEVLCAIIFIAGSFNFALHWAVWTGKRTEIRKNVETVSFAITLTSLVLLATFVLARARVYTDAVIVVRKVFYQLASGHTTTGFSTIFSRAFVTQWGPVGMLATTIAMAIGASACSTAGGIKGIRVGVIAKAFFHDVRTMLSPESAVVRTKYHHVRDVVLEDAVVRTAMTITLAYVVLYLVVTVAGVLSGYPVVEAAFEGVSAASNTGLSCGVTLPNMPAALKALYIVAMWLGRLEFMSVFALVGYGISMVRGK from the coding sequence ATGCTCAAACCGCGTCTCGAAGACCATCTCGTCATCGGGCGGTACACGGGCAAGGTCATCATCGGCGTGGGCCTGCTGATGACGATCCCGCTTCTGACCTCTCTCGCGTTCGCGGAGTGGGACACGGCGCTCGACTTCGTCATCGGCATGGCAGCGTGCTTCATCTTCGGGTTCGGGACGCAGCTCGTCTGCCGCACGGACAAGGACCTGGAGTGGAGCCACGGTCTCGTGGTGGCGTCAGGCTCGTGGATCGTCGCGACCGCTCTGGGCGCCTTGCCGCACTTCCTGTCAGGTCACGAGGGCTCCTACCTCGACGCGATGTTCGACGTCATGAGCGGCTACACCACCACGGGGCTGTACCTGCTGCAAGACCTCGACCATGCTTCCTTCGGGCTGAACATGTGGCGGCATCTGCTCACGTACGCAGGCGGCCAGGGCATCGTCGTTATCGCGCTCACATTCCTGTTCCGCGGCACGGCCGGCGCGTACAAGGTCTACGTCGGCGAGGGTAAAGACGAGCGGCTGCTGCCGAACGTCATCAACACGGCGCGGGCGATCTGGCTGGTCTCGCTCGTGTGGCTGGCGTTCGGCTGGATCGCGCTCGCTATCACGGGGGCCGCGCTCGGGCAGAGCCCTGTGCGTGCGCTCCTCCACGGGCTGTGGGTCTTCATGGGAGCGTGGTCGACCGGCGGGTTCGCGCCGCAGTCGTACAACACGATGTACTACCACTCGATCGTCTACGAGGTGCTCTGCGCGATCATCTTCATAGCCGGCTCATTCAACTTCGCGCTGCACTGGGCGGTCTGGACCGGCAAGCGAACGGAGATCCGGAAGAACGTCGAGACGGTGTCGTTCGCCATCACGCTCACCTCGCTCGTCCTGCTCGCGACGTTCGTGCTCGCACGCGCCCGCGTCTACACGGATGCCGTCATTGTGGTGCGAAAGGTCTTCTACCAGTTGGCGTCGGGCCACACGACGACCGGCTTTTCCACCATCTTCTCCCGTGCGTTCGTGACCCAGTGGGGTCCTGTCGGGATGCTCGCGACGACCATCGCCATGGCGATCGGCGCATCGGCGTGCTCCACGGCGGGCGGCATCAAGGGCATAAGAGTCGGCGTCATCGCGAAGGCGTTCTTCCACGACGTCCGCACGATGCTCTCGCCGGAATCCGCGGTGGTGCGCACGAAGTACCACCACGTGCGCGATGTGGTGCTCGAAGACGCGGTGGTGCGCACCGCGATGACCATCACGCTCGCGTACGTCGTGCTCTACCTCGTCGTCACGGTCGCCGGCGTGCTCTCGGGCTACCCGGTGGTCGAGGCGGCGTTCGAAGGGGTGTCTGCTGCGTCGAACACCGGGCTTTCGTGCGGCGTGACGCTTCCGAACATGCCTGCGGCGCTCAAGGCGCTCTACATCGTCGCGATGTGGCTCGGCCGCCTCGAGTTCATGTCGGTCTTCGCGCTCGTGGGATACGGCATCTCGATGGTGAGGGGGAAGTAG
- a CDS encoding potassium channel family protein encodes MNIIVVGCGRVGSQLATMLSVEGHNVTVIDRDEAAFKRLGTTFNGISIRGLGFDEEVLEEAGIHEADVFAAVTNLDNTNLMAAEVARKLFGVRHVVARLYNPVRERTYQQLGLDYVCGTTLVAESLVEKIKAGHGHHLNAVGDIELVEFKASAEVDGKRVRDVEVARGFRVAAILRGANSIVPDEDTQLKAGDILVGAVHTDQYQRIQPYMED; translated from the coding sequence GTGAACATCATCGTCGTGGGGTGCGGACGAGTGGGTTCGCAGTTGGCCACGATGCTCTCGGTCGAAGGTCACAACGTCACCGTCATCGACCGGGACGAGGCGGCGTTCAAACGGCTCGGAACCACCTTCAACGGCATCAGTATCCGCGGGCTCGGCTTCGACGAGGAAGTCCTCGAGGAGGCGGGCATCCACGAAGCGGACGTGTTCGCGGCCGTCACCAACCTCGACAACACGAACCTCATGGCAGCCGAGGTCGCGCGCAAGCTGTTCGGCGTTCGACACGTCGTCGCGCGGTTGTACAACCCGGTGCGCGAGCGCACGTACCAGCAGCTCGGGCTCGATTACGTGTGCGGCACCACGCTGGTGGCCGAATCGCTCGTCGAGAAGATCAAGGCCGGCCACGGGCACCACCTGAACGCGGTCGGCGATATCGAGCTCGTGGAGTTCAAGGCGAGCGCCGAGGTGGACGGCAAGCGCGTTCGCGACGTCGAGGTCGCTCGGGGCTTCCGCGTCGCGGCGATCCTGCGTGGCGCCAATAGCATCGTTCCGGACGAAGACACGCAGCTCAAGGCGGGCGACATCCTGGTCGGTGCCGTGCACACCGACCAGTATCAGCGCATCCAGCCCTACATGGAGGACTGA
- a CDS encoding ATP-binding protein, producing MNTVRRQIVRIDEERCTGCGLCVSPCAEGAIEIVDGKARVVREELCDGAGFCLGVCPTGALTIEVRETVPFDHEAAEPVAAAKQQEYVPQTCFRCGTDEDAAPLLPVRHQGRSEWVCTHCLPALIHG from the coding sequence ATGAACACGGTACGGCGGCAGATCGTGCGGATCGACGAGGAGCGGTGCACCGGGTGCGGGCTGTGCGTGAGCCCGTGCGCTGAGGGCGCCATCGAGATCGTGGACGGAAAGGCGCGCGTCGTGCGCGAGGAGCTCTGCGATGGGGCGGGGTTCTGCCTCGGCGTGTGTCCGACGGGGGCGCTCACCATCGAGGTGCGCGAGACGGTCCCGTTCGACCACGAGGCCGCGGAGCCTGTAGCGGCGGCCAAACAGCAGGAGTACGTCCCGCAGACCTGCTTCCGCTGCGGGACGGACGAAGACGCCGCGCCCCTGCTTCCCGTCCGGCATCAGGGTCGCAGCGAATGGGTATGCACGCATTGTCTGCCGGCGCTCATCCACGGCTGA
- a CDS encoding nitrous oxide-stimulated promoter family protein gives MADALTVRERIAARMRDRKVAHDVRTLGDFIEIFCAGTHKDRDRRPAATLAAELGVYGARPPRLCEECEAHLAYGEKRRALCPKDPKPFCAHCDTHCYKSDEREWQRQMMRYSGPRSVLRGHAIDAIRHALESRAHRAAQRRATSAGEDAR, from the coding sequence ATGGCTGACGCCCTGACCGTGCGTGAGAGGATCGCGGCGCGGATGCGCGACCGGAAGGTCGCTCACGACGTCCGCACGCTCGGAGACTTCATCGAGATCTTCTGCGCCGGCACCCACAAGGACCGCGATCGGCGCCCGGCGGCGACGCTCGCAGCCGAGCTGGGCGTGTACGGCGCGCGACCGCCGCGGCTGTGCGAGGAGTGCGAGGCGCACCTCGCGTACGGCGAGAAGCGGCGCGCGCTCTGCCCGAAAGACCCGAAGCCGTTCTGCGCGCACTGCGACACGCACTGCTACAAGAGCGATGAGCGCGAGTGGCAGCGGCAGATGATGCGCTACAGCGGGCCGCGGTCGGTGCTCAGGGGGCATGCGATCGATGCGATAAGACACGCGCTCGAATCGCGAGCGCACCGCGCGGCCCAGCGCCGGGCGACATCGGCTGGAGAGGACGCGAGATGA
- a CDS encoding sensor histidine kinase, protein MANVIRRVRGRPTGASGALADGVHRLARAYGCASVFGFLLGRDGKLRLKATLPPATAAPGALGPDEAPELFEALYADAPARLDPGACAALPRRGAACVAIPLRGPDGPVGVAVAAFDREVDERALAQLAFAGEAIASDIHSARRIEALERRLQASERTARRLVSGMIGSGAACFVVDLDGRVVRWGTGVEERFGYREQDLRGRKLPVADNAMERVLLDLRTGAATEEPFPLQIDLACADGSVVRSQGVGLAVASEEESATAVLVVCQHAQAAEQTGSLRQAYLASLVERELASPLTAIKGYAELLSRTSIAEDPAQRDRVCRALADRAREIERLLKDLSLLAGLERASGLIVETADLREIVAQAASRVNAEHGSAVLRVEETGESGSVLVDRLCATHAFESLFRCIARAADHGDPVRVGVRTEQQSVVVTLDPPAGVTEEAGVRTVRQAGLPEQVLSESGVGFHLARIAVEAHGGDLRLEPAAAIVPRIELRLPLHDGHEEAAWLVPMM, encoded by the coding sequence ATGGCGAACGTCATCAGGCGAGTGCGCGGAAGACCCACGGGCGCATCCGGAGCGCTTGCAGACGGCGTGCACCGGCTCGCGCGCGCGTACGGGTGCGCGTCGGTGTTCGGCTTCCTGCTTGGCCGAGACGGCAAGCTCCGGCTCAAAGCGACGCTTCCGCCTGCGACCGCAGCGCCAGGCGCTCTCGGTCCGGACGAGGCGCCAGAGCTGTTCGAGGCGCTGTACGCCGACGCGCCCGCGCGCCTCGATCCGGGCGCGTGCGCGGCGCTGCCGCGGAGAGGGGCCGCCTGCGTGGCGATCCCGCTTCGAGGTCCCGACGGACCGGTCGGCGTGGCGGTCGCTGCGTTCGACCGCGAGGTGGACGAGCGCGCCCTCGCACAGCTCGCGTTCGCCGGCGAGGCGATCGCGTCCGACATCCATTCCGCCCGGAGGATCGAGGCCCTGGAGCGCAGGCTTCAGGCGAGCGAACGCACCGCGCGGCGTCTCGTGTCTGGCATGATCGGCAGCGGGGCCGCGTGCTTCGTCGTCGACCTGGACGGGCGCGTCGTGCGGTGGGGCACAGGGGTGGAGGAGCGCTTCGGCTACCGCGAGCAGGACCTTCGCGGGCGGAAGCTGCCCGTCGCGGACAACGCGATGGAGCGCGTGCTCCTCGACCTTCGGACCGGCGCAGCGACGGAGGAGCCGTTCCCGCTTCAGATCGACCTCGCGTGCGCGGACGGAAGCGTTGTGCGATCGCAGGGGGTCGGGCTTGCCGTCGCGAGCGAGGAGGAGAGCGCGACTGCGGTGCTCGTCGTGTGCCAGCACGCGCAGGCCGCCGAGCAGACCGGCTCGCTCCGGCAGGCGTACCTCGCGTCGCTCGTAGAGCGCGAGCTCGCAAGCCCGCTCACTGCGATCAAAGGGTACGCCGAGCTCCTGTCGCGAACGTCGATAGCAGAAGACCCGGCCCAGCGCGACCGCGTGTGCCGGGCGCTTGCCGACCGCGCTCGAGAGATCGAGCGCCTCCTGAAGGACCTCTCCCTCCTCGCCGGGCTCGAGCGCGCGAGCGGGCTCATCGTCGAGACCGCCGACCTGCGTGAGATCGTGGCGCAGGCCGCGTCGCGCGTGAACGCCGAGCATGGGTCGGCGGTGCTTCGCGTGGAAGAGACGGGCGAGAGCGGCAGCGTTCTCGTGGATCGGCTGTGCGCGACCCACGCCTTCGAGAGCTTGTTCCGCTGCATCGCGCGGGCCGCGGACCACGGCGACCCTGTCCGCGTGGGCGTCCGCACGGAGCAGCAGTCGGTGGTCGTGACGCTCGATCCGCCGGCCGGCGTCACGGAGGAGGCCGGTGTGCGGACGGTGCGGCAGGCGGGTCTTCCCGAGCAGGTGCTTTCCGAGTCAGGCGTCGGGTTCCACCTCGCCCGCATAGCAGTCGAAGCGCACGGCGGCGACCTGCGGCTCGAACCTGCCGCCGCGATCGTCCCGCGCATCGAGCTGCGCCTGCCGTTGCACGATGGGCACGAGGAGGCGGCATGGCTGGTACCGATGATGTGA
- a CDS encoding helix-turn-helix transcriptional regulator codes for MTAAHERLVNLALYLASRARPVTIQQCREAGLGYPDDADDAAFQRMFERDKDALRAAGIAIVVDEEGRYSIDAAQSFAAEVDLTDAECAEVRVLAAALVNDPSFPFGDDLALAVAKMDLGPFPDEPARSTLALEDPERQSSLARAAADAVARRKRVRFAYTNARGESKFHEVEPYGLAFRRGRWYLVGRDVAIGEVRIYALVRASGLEVNAASPKNPDFEPPAGFRIEDCLVLPFQIGSDRVQGSARFEPDAAWRAAHLTEGKGRLNADADGGLRWEVEIASPRAFASWCIANGPGIVPLAPASAVRAYRVGLEEVAARHE; via the coding sequence ATGACTGCAGCTCACGAACGGCTCGTCAATCTGGCGCTGTACCTCGCGTCGCGCGCGCGTCCCGTCACTATCCAGCAGTGCCGCGAAGCGGGCCTGGGGTATCCGGACGACGCCGACGATGCCGCGTTCCAACGCATGTTCGAGCGCGACAAGGACGCTCTTCGGGCAGCCGGCATCGCTATCGTCGTTGACGAGGAGGGCCGCTACTCCATAGACGCCGCGCAAAGCTTCGCCGCGGAGGTCGATCTCACAGACGCGGAGTGCGCGGAGGTGCGGGTGCTCGCTGCAGCACTCGTGAACGATCCTTCCTTCCCCTTCGGCGACGACCTCGCCCTGGCAGTGGCGAAGATGGACCTCGGCCCGTTCCCCGACGAGCCGGCACGCTCGACCCTCGCGCTGGAGGATCCGGAGCGGCAATCTTCGCTGGCCCGCGCCGCAGCTGACGCGGTCGCACGGCGCAAGCGCGTGCGGTTCGCTTACACCAACGCGCGCGGCGAGAGCAAGTTTCACGAGGTCGAGCCATACGGCCTCGCGTTCCGTCGCGGGCGCTGGTACCTCGTCGGACGCGATGTCGCAATCGGCGAGGTGCGCATCTACGCGCTCGTGCGCGCGAGCGGGCTCGAGGTGAACGCCGCAAGCCCCAAGAACCCTGACTTCGAGCCGCCTGCGGGCTTCCGCATCGAGGACTGCCTGGTGCTGCCGTTCCAGATCGGGAGCGACCGCGTTCAGGGCTCGGCGCGCTTCGAGCCCGATGCGGCGTGGCGAGCCGCGCATCTCACGGAGGGCAAGGGGCGCCTGAACGCCGACGCGGACGGCGGCCTCCGGTGGGAGGTCGAGATCGCCTCGCCGCGCGCATTCGCCTCCTGGTGCATCGCGAACGGCCCCGGCATCGTCCCGCTCGCACCAGCGTCGGCGGTCCGCGCGTACCGCGTCGGTCTTGAGGAGGTGGCTGCGCGCCATGAGTAG
- the hcp gene encoding hydroxylamine reductase, protein MFCNQCEQTSGGTGCTRVGVCGKTPEAAALQDLIIHQLKGIASIAMAGYEAGVSDRTAQIFTAEALFSTVTNVDFDPEHLAEVIHAGDRIKRALRSAVEAAGGVVDDAKPGVAFTPAGSLAELIEQGEEVGHFPDAERDEDVRALQQTAVYGLKGIAAYADHAHILGHEDESVFRFMHELLDAISNRSLGLEDWVALTLKTGEVNLKVMELLDAANTGAYGDPVPTTVPLGHRPGKAILVSGHDLKDLKDLLEQTAGLGIDVYTHGEMLPAHGYPELKKHPHFYGHYGTAWQNQRKEFDAFPGAILMTTNCIQAPRESYAANIFTTGRVAFPGTTHVANGDFGPVIQRALKLPGFTDEVDGGTVTVGFAHEAVLSIAPKVVEAVKSGAIRHFFLVGGCDGAKPGRSYYTEFVEGAPHDTVVLTLACGKFRFFDRKLGDIDGIPRLMDVGQCNDAYSAIRIALALADAFGMSVNELPLSLVLSWYEQKAVAILLTLLHLGIKDIRLGPTLPAFITPAVMDVLVKSFGIRPIGASANDDLREILGAA, encoded by the coding sequence ATGTTCTGCAACCAGTGCGAACAGACGTCAGGCGGAACAGGGTGCACGCGCGTCGGCGTGTGCGGCAAGACGCCGGAGGCAGCGGCCCTCCAGGACCTGATCATCCATCAGCTCAAAGGCATCGCTTCGATCGCGATGGCCGGGTACGAAGCGGGCGTGTCTGACAGGACGGCCCAGATCTTCACGGCAGAGGCGCTGTTCTCCACGGTCACCAACGTCGATTTCGATCCCGAGCACCTCGCCGAAGTCATACACGCGGGGGATCGCATCAAGCGCGCGCTTCGCTCCGCGGTCGAAGCGGCAGGCGGTGTGGTCGACGACGCGAAGCCGGGCGTGGCGTTCACGCCGGCCGGCAGCCTCGCTGAGCTCATCGAACAAGGCGAGGAGGTCGGCCACTTCCCGGACGCAGAGCGGGACGAAGACGTCCGCGCGCTGCAGCAGACCGCCGTGTACGGCCTCAAGGGCATTGCAGCGTACGCGGACCACGCGCACATCCTGGGCCACGAGGACGAATCGGTGTTCCGGTTCATGCACGAGCTGCTCGACGCCATTTCGAACCGCTCGCTCGGGCTTGAGGACTGGGTCGCGCTCACCCTCAAGACAGGGGAAGTCAACTTGAAGGTGATGGAGCTGCTCGATGCAGCGAACACCGGGGCATACGGCGACCCCGTTCCCACGACCGTCCCGTTGGGCCATCGACCGGGCAAGGCCATCCTGGTGTCCGGGCACGATCTGAAGGACCTCAAGGACCTGCTCGAGCAGACTGCAGGTCTCGGCATCGACGTCTACACGCACGGCGAGATGCTGCCGGCTCACGGCTACCCCGAGCTCAAGAAGCACCCTCACTTCTACGGCCACTACGGGACGGCTTGGCAGAACCAGCGCAAGGAGTTCGATGCATTCCCGGGCGCGATCCTCATGACGACGAACTGCATCCAGGCTCCGCGCGAGAGCTACGCCGCCAACATCTTCACGACCGGCCGCGTCGCATTCCCTGGCACGACGCACGTCGCGAACGGCGATTTCGGCCCGGTCATCCAGCGGGCGTTGAAGCTGCCGGGCTTCACGGACGAGGTCGACGGCGGAACCGTCACGGTCGGCTTCGCGCACGAGGCTGTGCTGTCTATCGCCCCCAAGGTCGTAGAGGCGGTCAAGAGCGGCGCGATCCGGCACTTCTTCCTCGTCGGCGGGTGCGATGGGGCCAAGCCCGGGCGGAGCTACTACACGGAGTTCGTCGAGGGAGCGCCGCATGATACCGTCGTGCTCACGCTCGCGTGCGGGAAGTTCCGCTTCTTCGACCGAAAGCTCGGCGACATCGACGGTATCCCGCGGCTCATGGACGTGGGGCAGTGCAACGACGCCTACTCCGCGATCAGGATCGCACTCGCGCTGGCCGACGCGTTCGGCATGTCGGTGAACGAGCTGCCGCTCTCGCTGGTGCTGTCGTGGTACGAGCAGAAGGCCGTGGCGATCCTGCTCACGTTGCTGCACCTTGGCATCAAAGACATCAGGCTCGGTCCGACGCTTCCAGCGTTCATCACCCCCGCCGTGATGGACGTGCTCGTGAAGAGCTTCGGCATCCGGCCCATCGGGGCGAGCGCGAACGACGACCTGCGCGAGATACTGGGGGCAGCGTGA
- a CDS encoding Crp/Fnr family transcriptional regulator: protein MAGTRPDVVAAMRACRLWRGASTEAIERLASSARVTDATRGTVLVTEGEPAVRFGVVVAGKARVCHVQADGRTVVLETVESGGAFAAVSALAGGRYPATVEAATPVTIAWVEPASVFTMLETEPHVLRSLVADLAARVVDLTSVVQTLALDVPERLARYLFQRSLAVGEATPEGLRVPLGMTKSELAASLGTVPETLSRAFARLRDDGVITVRGSEVVVHDVGALARLGSRYEE from the coding sequence GTGGCAGGGACCCGACCAGACGTCGTCGCAGCGATGCGCGCGTGCCGCCTCTGGCGTGGCGCCTCGACCGAGGCGATCGAGCGCCTGGCTTCGTCCGCTCGCGTGACGGACGCCACGCGCGGCACAGTGCTCGTGACCGAGGGGGAGCCGGCCGTCCGCTTCGGGGTGGTCGTCGCCGGAAAGGCGCGCGTGTGCCACGTGCAGGCCGACGGCAGGACCGTCGTCCTCGAGACCGTCGAGTCCGGCGGGGCGTTCGCCGCGGTCTCGGCGCTTGCTGGTGGCCGCTATCCTGCGACGGTCGAGGCCGCCACCCCTGTCACGATCGCGTGGGTGGAGCCTGCGAGCGTCTTCACGATGCTCGAGACCGAGCCGCACGTGCTCCGTTCGCTCGTGGCGGACCTCGCCGCCAGGGTGGTCGACCTCACGTCCGTCGTGCAGACGCTCGCGCTCGACGTCCCGGAACGCCTCGCGCGCTATCTCTTCCAGCGCTCGCTCGCCGTCGGCGAAGCCACGCCGGAGGGGCTTCGCGTGCCGCTCGGCATGACCAAGAGCGAGCTCGCGGCCTCGCTCGGCACGGTGCCCGAGACGCTCTCGCGCGCGTTCGCGCGCCTGCGCGACGACGGTGTCATCACCGTGCGTGGCAGCGAGGTCGTCGTGCACGACGTGGGCGCGCTCGCACGCCTCGGCTCGCGATACGAGGAGTGA
- a CDS encoding potassium channel family protein produces the protein MYVVINGGGKVASYLARTLLERGHTVALIEKRREVAEKLAGELPGDPLIILGDGCDSVYQEDAGVGRADVFVAATGDDDDNLVSCQLAKTAFGVPRTVSRVNNPKNERIFNALGIEGISSTTIISRMIEEEATIGDIRTLAALRKGNMAVVEIELPTDRCVVCDKAVAELKLPVDCILVALIREDEVITVHGDTTLKPGDVVIAFTRVEHEAILKRALTGA, from the coding sequence GTGTACGTGGTCATCAACGGCGGCGGGAAGGTCGCCTCGTACCTCGCGCGGACGCTCCTCGAGCGCGGGCACACCGTCGCGCTCATCGAGAAGCGGCGCGAAGTCGCAGAGAAGCTGGCCGGCGAGCTTCCCGGGGACCCGCTCATCATCCTCGGCGATGGCTGCGACTCGGTGTACCAGGAAGATGCGGGCGTCGGCCGAGCGGACGTCTTCGTGGCCGCGACCGGGGACGACGACGACAACCTCGTGTCCTGCCAGCTCGCCAAGACCGCGTTCGGCGTGCCGCGCACGGTTTCGCGTGTCAACAACCCGAAGAACGAACGCATCTTCAACGCGCTGGGCATCGAAGGCATCTCCTCGACGACGATCATCTCGCGGATGATCGAGGAAGAGGCCACCATCGGAGACATCCGCACGCTGGCGGCCCTGCGCAAGGGCAACATGGCGGTGGTGGAGATCGAGCTGCCGACCGACCGGTGCGTCGTGTGCGACAAGGCCGTCGCCGAGCTCAAGCTGCCCGTGGACTGCATCCTCGTCGCGTTGATCCGCGAAGACGAGGTCATCACCGTCCACGGCGATACGACGCTCAAGCCCGGCGACGTGGTCATCGCCTTCACGCGTGTAGAGCACGAGGCGATCCTCAAGCGAGCGCTGACGGGGGCGTGA